The following are from one region of the Jeongeupia sp. USM3 genome:
- the feoB gene encoding ferrous iron transport protein B, which produces MRRVALVGMPNTGKSTLFNRITGGNARVANWPGLTVELASHRVLLGGSMVQLVDLPGVYDLTGGAEDEQVAQRFLADTGLDAVLLVLNATQLDRQLALALQLKSVGAKLIVALNMADEAKRGGFDIDTDALAEALGSPVLKISAKYGHGVDGLKALLATSLNGEASRLDFASLRPADASRDAEAALYARTVHRPPTLPPGPTQKLDGWLLHPLAGLPLFVVMMALLFQLTYAIGTPLQDGFEALLGSVRDAWLVPLTSGLPDFLSGLILSGIWDGVTTVLTFAPLIFVFFCLMAVIEDSGYFARAAFMMDGIMARVGLDGRGFVMLMMGFGCNVPALMGTRVIRDHKARLLTMLTIPFSLCSARLQIFLFFAGALFGPRQAPWVLLSLYFVSILIALGTALLFRRYFPSREPFALELPPYRLPVFKHIVFRGWNECRSFLKLATTMIVFGVIAVWLLTNYPSPQHSYAEVVGNFFQPVLSPIGIRAELSIALLFGFVAKEVVLGGLAVIVGVDGAQLATHLAHSFDPVSAYSFMLFALTYVPCVATIAAMKKESKSAGFTAFSVVWSLLLAWVLSFVFYQGARALGF; this is translated from the coding sequence ATGAGGCGCGTCGCCCTCGTCGGGATGCCGAACACCGGCAAGTCCACGCTGTTCAACCGGATCACCGGCGGCAACGCCCGCGTTGCCAACTGGCCGGGGCTGACGGTCGAGCTGGCCAGCCACCGGGTGCTGCTCGGTGGCAGCATGGTGCAGCTCGTCGACCTGCCGGGGGTCTACGACCTGACCGGCGGTGCCGAGGACGAGCAGGTCGCGCAGCGCTTCCTCGCCGACACCGGGCTCGACGCGGTGCTGCTGGTGCTCAACGCGACCCAGCTCGACCGGCAACTGGCGCTGGCGCTGCAGCTCAAATCGGTCGGCGCGAAGCTGATCGTCGCGCTGAACATGGCCGACGAGGCCAAGCGCGGCGGTTTCGACATCGACACCGACGCGCTGGCCGAGGCGCTCGGCAGCCCGGTACTGAAGATCAGCGCCAAGTACGGTCACGGTGTCGACGGCCTCAAGGCGCTGCTGGCCACCAGTCTCAACGGCGAGGCGTCCCGGCTCGATTTCGCCAGCCTGAGGCCGGCCGACGCCAGCCGCGACGCCGAGGCAGCGCTGTATGCGCGTACGGTGCATCGTCCACCGACCTTGCCGCCGGGCCCGACGCAGAAGCTCGACGGCTGGCTGCTGCACCCGCTCGCCGGGCTGCCGCTGTTCGTGGTGATGATGGCGCTGCTGTTCCAGCTCACCTACGCGATCGGCACGCCGCTGCAGGACGGCTTCGAGGCGCTGCTCGGCAGCGTCAGGGACGCCTGGCTGGTGCCGCTGACGTCCGGCCTGCCCGACTTCCTGTCCGGGCTGATCCTCAGCGGGATCTGGGACGGCGTGACCACGGTGCTGACGTTCGCGCCGCTGATCTTCGTGTTCTTCTGCCTGATGGCGGTGATCGAGGACTCGGGCTACTTCGCCCGCGCGGCCTTCATGATGGACGGCATCATGGCGCGCGTCGGCCTCGACGGCCGCGGTTTCGTGATGCTGATGATGGGCTTCGGCTGCAATGTGCCGGCGCTGATGGGCACGCGGGTGATCCGCGACCACAAGGCGCGGCTGCTGACGATGCTGACGATTCCGTTCTCGCTGTGTTCGGCGCGGCTGCAGATATTCCTGTTCTTCGCCGGCGCGCTGTTCGGCCCGCGCCAGGCACCGTGGGTACTGCTGTCGCTGTACTTTGTCAGCATCCTCATCGCGCTTGGCACCGCCTTGCTGTTCCGCCGGTACTTCCCGTCGCGCGAGCCGTTCGCGCTCGAGCTGCCGCCTTACCGGCTGCCGGTGTTCAAGCACATCGTTTTCCGCGGCTGGAACGAGTGCCGCTCCTTCCTGAAGCTCGCGACGACGATGATCGTGTTCGGCGTCATCGCCGTCTGGCTGCTGACCAACTACCCGAGCCCGCAACACAGCTATGCCGAAGTCGTCGGCAATTTCTTCCAGCCGGTGCTGTCGCCGATCGGCATCCGGGCCGAGCTGTCGATTGCGCTGCTGTTCGGCTTTGTGGCCAAGGAGGTCGTGCTCGGCGGGCTGGCGGTGATCGTCGGCGTCGACGGCGCGCAGCTCGCCACGCACCTCGCCCATTCGTTCGATCCGGTCTCGGCGTACAGCTTCATGCTGTTCGCGCTGACCTACGTGCCCTGCGTTGCGACGATCGCGGCGATGAAGAAGGAATCGAAAAGCGCGGGTTTCACCGCATTCTCGGTCGTCTGGTCGCTGCTGCTGGCGTGGGTGCTGTCCTTCGTGTTCTACCAGGGCGCGCGGGCACTCGGCTTCTGA
- the hemA gene encoding glutamyl-tRNA reductase: MNLLVLGLNHQTAPLAVRERLAFGDAELPKALAELTQVRGVQEAAIVSTCNRTELYCNARDVDAVLGWLAASRGRSVDDIAAHLYRYEHDDAVRHAFRVACGLDSMVVGETQILGQLKDAERAARSAGSLGVLLNGLFQRAFQVAKDVRTETKIGASSVSMAAASVRLAERIYTSVSECKVLFVGAGEMIELCAAHFAAHKPRGIVIANRTLERGETLAAQYGGEAMLLTDIGVRLAEFDIVVSSTAAPLPLIGKGMVERALKARRRKPIFFVDLAVPRDVEAEVGDLADAYLYTVDDLSEVVRQGLASRTAEVDAAEALVAEGVAAFKQWQATRALVPTIRELKDHADRIARNELARAKKRLAAGDDVDDVLERLAEQVAAKILHAPLASLNAASPQDQEPLAACTRRLFRLPDQT, from the coding sequence ATGAATCTGCTTGTCCTTGGCCTCAATCACCAGACCGCGCCGTTGGCGGTCCGCGAGCGGCTGGCCTTCGGCGACGCCGAGCTGCCCAAGGCGCTGGCCGAGCTGACGCAGGTGCGCGGCGTGCAGGAAGCCGCGATCGTCTCGACCTGTAATCGGACCGAGCTGTACTGCAATGCGCGCGACGTCGACGCGGTACTCGGCTGGCTTGCCGCCAGCCGCGGCCGCAGCGTCGACGACATCGCCGCCCACCTGTACCGCTACGAGCACGACGACGCCGTGCGCCACGCCTTCCGCGTCGCCTGCGGCCTCGATTCGATGGTCGTCGGCGAAACGCAGATCCTCGGCCAGCTCAAGGACGCCGAACGCGCCGCGCGCAGCGCCGGCAGCCTGGGCGTGCTGCTCAACGGGCTGTTCCAGCGCGCGTTCCAGGTCGCCAAGGACGTGCGTACCGAAACGAAGATCGGCGCGTCGTCGGTGTCGATGGCCGCGGCGTCGGTCCGGCTCGCCGAACGGATCTACACCAGCGTGTCCGAATGCAAGGTGCTCTTCGTCGGCGCCGGCGAAATGATCGAGCTGTGCGCCGCGCACTTCGCCGCGCACAAGCCGCGCGGCATCGTCATCGCCAACCGCACGCTCGAGCGCGGCGAGACGCTGGCGGCGCAGTATGGCGGCGAGGCGATGCTGCTGACCGACATCGGCGTGCGGCTGGCCGAATTCGACATCGTCGTCAGTTCGACCGCCGCGCCGCTGCCGCTGATCGGCAAGGGCATGGTCGAGCGGGCGCTGAAGGCGCGCCGCCGCAAGCCGATCTTCTTCGTCGACCTCGCCGTGCCGCGCGACGTCGAGGCCGAGGTCGGCGATCTGGCCGACGCCTATCTGTATACCGTCGACGACCTGTCCGAAGTCGTCCGCCAGGGGCTGGCCTCGCGCACCGCCGAAGTCGATGCGGCCGAGGCGCTGGTCGCCGAAGGCGTGGCCGCCTTCAAGCAGTGGCAGGCGACGCGCGCGCTGGTGCCGACGATCCGCGAGCTCAAGGACCACGCCGACCGGATCGCCCGCAACGAACTGGCGCGGGCAAAGAAACGCCTGGCCGCCGGCGACGACGTCGACGACGTGCTCGAGCGCCTGGCCGAACAGGTTGCCGCCAAAATCCTGCATGCGCCGCTCGCGAGCCTGAACGCCGCATCTCCCCAAGACCAGGAACCGCTGGCCGCCTGTACGCGGCGGCTGTTCCGCCTACCCGACCAGACATGA
- the prfA gene encoding peptide chain release factor 1, which produces MKPSIQTKLSQLCDRLEEVGALLASEDATRDMDRYRKLTREHAELEPVVALFNAFRATEADIAAAEDMLSDPDMKEMAEDEIASGKARIAELETELQKALLPKDPNDERNLFLEIRAGTGGDESALFAADLFRMYTRYAERQRWQVEIVSASESDLGGYKEVIARIAGFGAYSRLKFESGGHRVQRVPATETQGRIHTSACTVAVMPEADEVGEVDINPADLRIDTFRASGAGGQHINKTDSAVRVTHLPTGIVVECQDDRSQHKNKARALAVLAARIKDVQDRERQSKEAAERKSLIGSGDRSERIRTYNFPQGRMTDHRINLTLYKLDAIMDGDLDELTQALVNEQQAELLAQLGE; this is translated from the coding sequence ATGAAACCGTCGATCCAGACCAAACTCTCGCAACTGTGCGACCGGCTCGAAGAAGTGGGCGCGCTGCTCGCGTCCGAAGACGCGACGCGCGACATGGACCGCTACCGCAAGCTGACGCGCGAACACGCCGAGCTCGAGCCGGTGGTAGCGCTGTTCAACGCCTTCCGCGCCACCGAGGCCGACATCGCGGCGGCCGAGGACATGCTGTCCGACCCGGACATGAAGGAAATGGCCGAGGACGAAATCGCCTCGGGCAAGGCGCGCATCGCCGAGCTTGAAACCGAGCTGCAGAAGGCGTTGTTGCCCAAGGACCCGAACGACGAGCGCAACCTTTTCCTCGAAATCCGCGCCGGCACCGGCGGCGACGAGTCGGCGCTGTTCGCCGCCGACCTGTTCCGGATGTACACGCGCTACGCCGAACGCCAGCGCTGGCAGGTCGAGATCGTCTCGGCCAGCGAATCCGACCTTGGCGGCTACAAGGAAGTGATCGCGCGCATCGCCGGCTTCGGCGCGTATTCGCGGCTCAAGTTCGAGTCGGGCGGCCACCGCGTCCAGCGCGTGCCGGCAACCGAAACCCAGGGCCGCATCCACACCAGCGCGTGCACCGTTGCGGTGATGCCCGAGGCCGACGAGGTCGGCGAGGTCGACATCAACCCGGCCGACCTGCGCATCGACACCTTCCGCGCCAGCGGTGCCGGCGGCCAGCACATCAACAAGACCGACTCGGCGGTGCGCGTCACCCACCTGCCGACCGGCATCGTCGTCGAGTGCCAGGACGACCGTTCGCAGCACAAGAACAAGGCGCGCGCGCTGGCGGTGCTGGCGGCGCGGATCAAGGACGTGCAGGACCGCGAGCGCCAGAGCAAGGAAGCCGCCGAGCGCAAGAGCCTGATCGGCTCGGGCGACCGCAGCGAGCGCATCCGCACCTACAACTTCCCGCAGGGGCGGATGACCGACCACCGGATCAACCTGACGCTGTACAAGCTCGACGCGATCATGGACGGCGACCTCGACGAGCTGACGCAGGCGCTCGTCAACGAGCAACAGGCCGAGCTGCTGGCTCAGCTTGGAGAGTAA
- a CDS encoding (4Fe-4S)-binding protein, with translation MSGQGKRYSNGDVTILWQPEKCIHSKRCFHGLPAVFDPKSRPWIRINAAASADVVRQVGECPSGALSLVDERHPAADAPKPDIPCIALQPDGPLLVHGPVTLRLANGDEQICDGPRTALCRCGASANKPFCDGSHLKVGFKG, from the coding sequence ATGAGCGGACAAGGCAAACGCTACAGCAACGGCGACGTCACGATCCTGTGGCAGCCGGAGAAATGCATTCATTCGAAGCGCTGTTTCCACGGCCTGCCGGCGGTGTTCGATCCGAAGAGCCGGCCGTGGATCCGCATCAACGCGGCGGCGAGCGCCGACGTCGTGAGGCAGGTGGGCGAGTGCCCGTCGGGCGCGCTGAGTCTTGTCGACGAGCGCCATCCTGCCGCCGATGCGCCGAAGCCGGACATCCCCTGTATCGCGCTGCAGCCCGACGGGCCGCTGCTGGTGCACGGTCCGGTGACGCTGCGGCTGGCCAACGGCGATGAGCAGATCTGTGACGGGCCGCGCACCGCGCTGTGCCGCTGCGGCGCATCGGCGAACAAACCGTTCTGCGACGGGTCGCATCTGAAGGTCGGTTTCAAGGGTTGA
- the gorA gene encoding glutathione-disulfide reductase, which yields MAEAMNEVDLFVIGGGSGGVRAARIAAGYGARVAIAEEANFGGTCVNRGCVPKKLLVYASRYRGDFDEAAAFGWRVGETAFDWATLIANKDREIARLEAVYRRNLDKAGVAIHAQRAVLDDAHTVRLADGTRIRAGKILIASGGRPYRGPAFEGQELAITSDEAFHLRALPRRIVIVGGGYIAVEFAGIFAGLGSETTLVHRGERVLRGFDTELADALASAYGRQGIGLRLGATVKRIVRDSDESGLAVTLSDGSIAHADVVMLCTGRRPYTGGLGLAEAGVALAQSGAILVDGESRTSVPSVFAVGDVTDRVNLTPVAIREGHAFADREFGGVPQPIDYDLIPTAVFSTPELGTVGLPEAAARERYPQLRVFRTGFRTMRSAFADGDDRMLMKLLVDGATDRVVGVHVLGDAAAEMIQLAGVAQTAGATKAQFDMTMALHPSAAEELVTLRQAS from the coding sequence ATGGCTGAAGCAATGAACGAAGTGGATCTGTTCGTGATCGGTGGCGGTTCGGGAGGCGTGCGCGCGGCGCGGATAGCCGCCGGATACGGCGCGAGAGTGGCGATTGCCGAAGAGGCGAACTTCGGCGGCACCTGCGTCAACCGCGGTTGCGTGCCGAAAAAGCTGCTCGTTTACGCCAGCCGCTACCGCGGCGATTTCGACGAGGCGGCGGCATTCGGCTGGCGGGTCGGCGAAACGGCGTTCGACTGGGCGACGCTGATCGCCAACAAGGACCGCGAGATCGCCCGGCTCGAGGCGGTCTACCGGCGCAATCTCGACAAGGCCGGCGTCGCGATCCATGCGCAGCGCGCGGTGCTCGACGACGCGCACACCGTGCGGCTTGCCGACGGTACGCGCATCCGCGCCGGCAAGATCCTGATCGCCAGCGGCGGGCGCCCCTACCGCGGTCCAGCGTTCGAAGGGCAGGAGCTGGCGATCACCTCGGACGAAGCCTTCCACCTGCGCGCGCTGCCGCGGCGCATCGTCATCGTCGGCGGCGGCTACATCGCGGTCGAGTTCGCCGGCATCTTTGCCGGCCTCGGCAGCGAGACGACGCTGGTCCACCGCGGCGAGCGGGTGCTGCGCGGTTTCGACACCGAACTCGCCGACGCGCTGGCGAGCGCCTACGGCCGGCAGGGCATCGGGCTGCGGCTCGGCGCGACGGTGAAGCGCATCGTCCGCGACAGCGATGAAAGCGGGCTGGCGGTGACGCTGTCCGACGGCAGCATCGCGCACGCCGACGTGGTGATGCTGTGCACCGGCCGCCGGCCGTATACCGGCGGGCTCGGGCTGGCCGAGGCCGGCGTCGCGCTGGCCCAGTCCGGTGCGATCCTCGTCGATGGCGAGTCGCGGACCAGCGTGCCGTCGGTGTTCGCCGTCGGCGATGTCACCGACCGCGTCAACCTGACGCCGGTGGCGATCCGCGAGGGCCATGCGTTCGCCGACCGCGAGTTCGGCGGCGTGCCGCAGCCGATCGACTACGACCTCATCCCGACCGCGGTGTTCTCGACGCCCGAACTCGGCACCGTCGGCCTGCCCGAGGCGGCGGCGCGCGAGCGTTATCCGCAGCTCAGGGTGTTCCGCACCGGGTTCAGGACGATGCGCTCGGCGTTCGCCGACGGCGACGACCGGATGCTGATGAAGCTGCTCGTCGACGGCGCGACCGACCGCGTCGTCGGCGTGCACGTGCTCGGCGATGCCGCGGCCGAGATGATCCAGCTTGCCGGCGTGGCGCAGACCGCCGGTGCGACCAAGGCGCAGTTCGACATGACGATGGCGCTGCACCCGAGTGCGGCCGAGGAGCTGGTGACGCTGCGTCAGGCATCGTAG
- a CDS encoding YgiW/YdeI family stress tolerance OB fold protein, producing MKKIILAGALALSTGFAAAAFVGPNSAPLMTTAAGAAKAADDVPVVLEGYVVKSLGNDQYEFRDNTGTIKVEIDHDKWPAQDITPQMKVRLSGKVDRSKLTGFEDIDVKLVEIIK from the coding sequence ATGAAGAAAATCATTCTCGCCGGCGCACTGGCGCTGAGCACCGGTTTCGCCGCCGCCGCCTTCGTCGGCCCGAACAGCGCGCCGCTGATGACGACCGCGGCCGGCGCGGCCAAGGCCGCCGACGACGTGCCGGTGGTGCTCGAAGGTTACGTGGTCAAGTCGCTGGGTAACGACCAGTACGAGTTCCGCGACAACACCGGCACGATCAAGGTCGAGATCGACCACGACAAGTGGCCGGCGCAGGACATCACGCCGCAGATGAAGGTGCGCCTGTCCGGCAAGGTCGACCGCAGCAAGCTCACCGGCTTCGAGGACATCGACGTCAAGCTGGTCGAGATCATCAAGTAA
- a CDS encoding LysR family transcriptional regulator, which translates to MASDLPGWDWFLRIVERGSLSGAARDLNQTPAALSVALKRLEAQLGARLFLRSTRQLSLTAEGEIWYRSALAAQQALDAGRDALAAHRGELAGPLRISAPSDFGRRFVFDWLDEFCAMHPAVVPHLRLSDRVDDLVAGSIDLAFRAGTQQDGSVIATPLAPDSRRVLVASPAYWARHGMPDTPADLARHRCLAFSIRDSAHVVWRFCLADGGDTSVPIRPARYANDGAVVREWALRGDGVAYKSALDVADDLAAGRLVAALPDWLGEPTPLYLVRPGGRQPTPRVRAFHDFCLGRPLPP; encoded by the coding sequence ATGGCCAGCGATTTACCCGGCTGGGACTGGTTTCTGCGCATCGTCGAACGCGGCTCGCTCTCGGGCGCCGCGCGCGACCTCAACCAGACGCCGGCGGCGCTGTCGGTGGCGCTCAAAAGGCTGGAGGCCCAGCTCGGCGCACGGCTCTTCCTGCGCAGCACGCGGCAGCTGTCGCTGACCGCCGAGGGCGAGATCTGGTACCGCAGCGCGCTGGCGGCGCAGCAGGCGCTCGACGCCGGCCGCGACGCGCTCGCCGCGCATCGTGGCGAGCTGGCCGGGCCGTTGCGCATCTCGGCGCCGTCGGATTTCGGCCGCCGCTTCGTGTTCGACTGGCTCGACGAATTCTGCGCCATGCACCCGGCGGTGGTGCCGCACCTGCGGCTGTCCGACCGGGTCGACGACCTCGTCGCCGGCTCGATCGACCTCGCCTTCCGGGCCGGCACGCAGCAGGACGGCAGCGTGATCGCCACGCCGCTGGCACCGGACAGCCGCCGGGTGCTCGTCGCCAGCCCCGCCTACTGGGCGCGCCACGGCATGCCGGACACCCCGGCCGATCTGGCCCGCCACCGCTGCCTTGCGTTCAGCATCCGCGACAGCGCCCACGTCGTCTGGCGCTTCTGCCTAGCCGACGGCGGCGACACAAGCGTGCCGATCCGGCCGGCGCGCTACGCCAACGACGGCGCGGTCGTGCGCGAATGGGCGCTGCGCGGCGACGGCGTCGCGTACAAATCGGCGCTCGACGTCGCCGACGATCTGGCCGCCGGCCGGCTGGTCGCGGCGCTGCCGGACTGGCTCGGCGAGCCGACGCCGCTCTATCTGGTCCGCCCGGGCGGGCGGCAGCCGACGCCGCGGGTCCGCGCCTTCCACGACTTCTGCCTCGGCCGGCCGCTGCCGCCCTGA
- a CDS encoding zinc-binding alcohol dehydrogenase family protein codes for MKAVALDRYLPITDADALLDVDLPKPVATGRDLLVKIEAIAVNPVDTKVRAPKDKVEASPRVLGWDAAGVVEAVGPDVTLFSVGDPVYYAGDITRPGCNAEYQLVDERIAAVRPATLNAADAAALPLTVITAWEALFDRLGVGRNGEDKGRTALIIGGAGGVGSIAIQLAKALVGLTVIATASRPESRDWVTALGADATVDHRGDIAAQLRALGHDTVDFILCFNDTDQHFATMAQVIAPQGRIVSIVENATLLDLNLLKSKSATFVWEFMFTRAMYQTPDMIKQHELLAEVAKLVDAGTLRTTVGAHYGAISAANLRRAHATLEAGQTIGKIVLAGF; via the coding sequence ATGAAAGCCGTTGCCCTGGACCGTTACCTGCCGATCACCGATGCCGATGCGCTGCTCGACGTCGATCTGCCCAAGCCGGTCGCCACCGGTCGTGACCTGCTGGTGAAAATCGAGGCGATCGCCGTCAACCCGGTCGACACCAAGGTCCGTGCGCCGAAGGACAAGGTCGAGGCCAGCCCGCGCGTGCTCGGCTGGGACGCCGCCGGCGTGGTCGAGGCCGTCGGCCCGGACGTGACGCTGTTCAGCGTCGGCGACCCGGTGTACTACGCCGGCGACATCACCCGGCCCGGCTGCAATGCCGAATACCAGCTCGTCGACGAACGCATTGCCGCTGTCCGCCCGGCCACGCTGAACGCCGCCGATGCCGCCGCCCTGCCGCTGACGGTGATCACCGCGTGGGAGGCGCTGTTCGACCGGCTCGGCGTCGGCCGCAACGGCGAGGACAAGGGCAGGACCGCGCTGATCATCGGCGGCGCCGGCGGCGTCGGCTCGATCGCGATCCAGCTCGCCAAGGCGCTCGTCGGGCTGACGGTGATCGCGACCGCGTCGCGGCCCGAATCGCGCGACTGGGTGACCGCGCTCGGCGCCGACGCGACGGTCGACCACCGTGGCGACATCGCCGCGCAGCTCCGGGCGCTCGGCCACGATACGGTCGATTTCATCCTGTGCTTCAACGATACCGACCAGCACTTCGCGACGATGGCGCAGGTGATCGCGCCGCAGGGCAGGATCGTCAGCATCGTCGAGAACGCGACCCTGCTCGACCTGAACCTGCTGAAGTCCAAGAGCGCGACCTTCGTCTGGGAGTTCATGTTCACCCGGGCGATGTACCAGACGCCGGACATGATCAAGCAGCATGAGCTGCTGGCCGAGGTGGCGAAGCTGGTCGACGCCGGCACGCTGCGCACGACGGTCGGTGCGCATTACGGCGCGATCAGCGCCGCCAACCTCAGGCGCGCACACGCGACGCTCGAGGCCGGGCAGACCATCGGCAAGATTGTCCTCGCCGGTTTCTGA
- a CDS encoding amino acid ABC transporter permease: MQFDLSVLLPHLDVLRDGAVLTAQACALALVGSVVTGALVAMASTSASKPLRRAADIYVDIFRNVPFIVQMFFFYFGLPVLGLYIDAFTTGVVALSIAGGAFTSNVIRSGILAIDPGVIEAAQVFGLHKRTVFLKIVMPVALRTSIRPLGAVLVNLILTSSILSTITLNELTGSAKIVASDTFRPFEVYFVLLVVYAALTWSVSLAIGALHRRLNRDIVEVVS; this comes from the coding sequence ATGCAGTTTGACCTTTCGGTGCTGCTTCCGCACCTGGACGTGCTGCGCGACGGGGCCGTGCTGACGGCGCAGGCCTGTGCGCTGGCGCTGGTCGGCAGCGTCGTCACCGGCGCGCTGGTGGCGATGGCGTCGACGTCGGCGTCCAAACCGTTGCGGCGGGCGGCCGACATCTATGTCGACATCTTCCGCAACGTGCCGTTCATCGTGCAGATGTTCTTCTTCTACTTCGGCCTGCCGGTGCTCGGCCTCTACATCGACGCCTTCACCACCGGCGTGGTCGCGCTGTCGATCGCCGGCGGTGCGTTCACGTCGAACGTGATCCGCTCGGGCATCCTCGCGATCGACCCGGGCGTGATCGAGGCCGCGCAGGTGTTCGGCCTTCACAAGCGCACCGTCTTCCTGAAGATCGTCATGCCGGTCGCGCTGCGCACGTCGATCCGTCCGCTCGGCGCGGTGCTGGTCAACCTGATCCTGACCTCGTCGATCCTGTCGACGATCACCCTGAACGAGCTGACCGGCTCGGCCAAGATCGTCGCGTCCGATACCTTCCGGCCGTTCGAGGTCTATTTCGTGCTGCTCGTCGTCTACGCCGCGCTGACCTGGAGCGTGTCGCTGGCGATCGGCGCGCTGCACCGGCGGCTGAACCGCGACATCGTGGAGGTCGTGTCCTGA
- a CDS encoding amino acid ABC transporter permease, producing MQYGSFTWYDLVLLAQGLSVSVLVFLATSAIGLVLGVAWATVRFYRIPVLMQLVTLVAETLKNSPVLVQLFLVFFGLPVLAQINVTPVQAAVITLSGNTAAFIYVIAVSAIESVGRDQIEAARVFGLSRWQTLRRVVSPQATAFAIGPLIGLAVNQLQVTSLVSVIGVVDLTKIGNILNLRTLEPFIVWTAVGVLYYLCAKLIARLGGKLEARLRAHSDWKGL from the coding sequence ATGCAATACGGCAGCTTTACCTGGTACGACCTCGTCCTGCTCGCTCAGGGCCTGTCGGTGTCGGTGCTGGTCTTCCTCGCCACTTCGGCGATCGGGCTGGTGCTCGGCGTCGCGTGGGCGACGGTGCGCTTCTACCGGATTCCGGTGCTGATGCAGCTGGTGACGCTGGTTGCCGAGACGCTGAAGAACTCGCCGGTGCTGGTGCAGCTCTTCCTGGTGTTCTTCGGCCTGCCGGTGCTGGCGCAGATCAACGTCACACCGGTGCAGGCGGCGGTGATCACGCTGTCGGGCAATACCGCGGCGTTCATCTACGTGATCGCGGTGTCGGCGATCGAGTCGGTCGGCCGCGACCAGATCGAGGCGGCGCGGGTGTTCGGGCTGAGCCGCTGGCAGACGCTGCGCCGCGTGGTCTCGCCGCAGGCGACCGCCTTCGCCATCGGCCCGCTGATCGGCCTGGCGGTGAACCAGCTGCAGGTTACGTCGCTGGTGTCGGTGATCGGCGTCGTCGACCTGACCAAGATCGGCAACATCCTCAATCTGCGCACGCTCGAACCGTTCATCGTCTGGACGGCGGTCGGCGTGCTCTACTACCTGTGCGCCAAGCTGATTGCGCGGCTGGGCGGCAAGCTGGAGGCCCGCTTGCGCGCCCACAGCGACTGGAAAGGGCTGTGA
- a CDS encoding amino acid ABC transporter ATP-binding protein: protein MIKIEGVRKVFNGVTVLDHIDLTVEKGEVVSILGSSGSGKSTLLRCINGLERLDGGGITVDGFDVSRPKELAEARKRSATVFQLFNLYPHMTAVQNLMLAPVEVLKVPKAKAEADARALLASVGLSERADAYPAQLSGGQRQRVGIARALAVNPSYLLLDEVTSALDPEMTAEVLRILARLADEGTTMVFVTHEVEFARTISSRVVFLEKGRLLVDLPTAEFFADDGGLANPRVRQFLSNMSKG, encoded by the coding sequence ATGATCAAGATCGAAGGTGTACGCAAGGTATTCAACGGCGTCACCGTGCTCGACCATATCGACCTGACGGTCGAGAAGGGCGAAGTGGTGTCCATCCTCGGCTCGTCCGGCTCGGGCAAGTCGACGCTGCTCCGCTGCATCAACGGGCTGGAGAGGCTCGACGGCGGCGGTATCACCGTCGACGGTTTCGACGTCTCGCGGCCGAAGGAGCTGGCCGAGGCGCGCAAGCGCTCGGCGACGGTGTTCCAGCTCTTCAACCTCTATCCGCACATGACCGCGGTGCAGAACCTGATGCTCGCGCCGGTCGAAGTGCTCAAGGTGCCGAAGGCAAAAGCCGAAGCCGATGCGCGCGCGCTGCTGGCCTCGGTCGGCCTCAGCGAGCGTGCCGATGCCTATCCGGCCCAACTGTCCGGCGGCCAGCGCCAGCGTGTCGGCATCGCCCGGGCGCTTGCGGTGAACCCGAGCTATCTGCTGCTCGACGAAGTCACCAGCGCGCTCGACCCGGAAATGACGGCCGAAGTGCTGCGCATCCTCGCGCGGCTGGCCGACGAGGGTACGACCATGGTTTTCGTCACCCACGAAGTCGAGTTCGCGCGGACGATCTCGAGCCGCGTGGTGTTTCTGGAAAAAGGCCGCCTGCTGGTCGACCTGCCGACCGCCGAATTTTTCGCCGACGACGGCGGGCTGGCGAACCCGCGCGTCCGGCAGTTTCTCTCCAATATGAGCAAGGGATGA